The following coding sequences lie in one Montipora foliosa isolate CH-2021 chromosome 11, ASM3666993v2, whole genome shotgun sequence genomic window:
- the LOC137977675 gene encoding CD209 antigen-like protein E: MGADLAIITSSNENRFIANLTKKYNINKGLGIWFGLQRLADSKFYWIDGTPLEGHFQAWGQGQPVNSGGENCGHMRGLVDQPPGQWNDLPCSLGAGYAPYPDLICEKSISYF; the protein is encoded by the coding sequence ATGGGAGCTGATCTCGCCATAATCACATCATCAAACGAAAACCGTTTTATTGCAAACCTGACGAAGAAATATAACATCAACAAGGGACTTGGAATATGGTTTGGTCTTCAACGATTGGCTGACTCCAAGTTTTACTGGATAGACGGTACCCCATTGGAGGGTCATTTCCAAGCGTGGGGACAAGGACAGCCAGTCAACAGTGGCGGAGAAAACTGTGGTCACATGAGGGGACTCGTAGATCAGCCTCCAGGTCAATGGAACGATTTGCCTTGTTCGTTGGGAGCAGGATATGCTCCTTACCCCGATCTGATTTGCGAGAAGTCCATATCGTACTTCTAG